GCGTTTCCCGTGCGCGTCGAGGTCGTCCCCCATGGACGCGCAATGCGCAACGATGACCCTGACGCCGTGCTCCAGCGCACGCCGCAAGCGCAGCGGATTGCCGAAATGCTGCTGATGAGCGCCCTTCACGGCGCGCTCATGACCGGCATGCGAGATCAGCGGCAGATCGTACTTTGCCAACGCCGCATAGAACGCATCGCATTGCGCCGAGGCGGGGTCCATACCCATGGCCGACGGCAGCCACTTGATGGCACATGCACCATCCCGTACCGCCTCGTCGAGAGCCTGCACCGCATCGGCACGATACGGATGGATCGAGGCGACCCAGATGAAACGGCCATTTTCGCGCTCCGCCACTTTTGCCACATATGCATTAGGCACGTGAAAGGCGGTGCTTGCTTTCATCTCCCTGCCGCCCGCCAAATACGCCTGATCAAACGCAAACAGCATGGACCGAAATCCGTTGGGAAACTCATTCATGAGCGCCGTAAGCCGCGACACGTAGTCCTCATCAACACGTCCGGCCACTTCATCCACGCAGGCCGCGTTGAGAAAGAATTTGCGTTGCAAGAATTGTTTTGGATAGAGCACCGAATGCAACTTCGGGCTGATCCAGCAGCCGCTACCGGAGTCTCCGGTACCCAGAAGGTGCGCATGACAGTCCCACACCTCGCTCGCGTTCAACCCTGAAAATGCGGCCTGGGTCAGGTCGTGATTCAGGAGCGAATCTGGCAGCGGCGTCCGGCATGGATTGATCAGTCCAGCATCCACATCCAGACCAAATGAGAAGCTCTTTGCCGCGCCCGAGATGCAGCACAGGCATAGTCCGCCTAGAAAGTCCCTGCGTTCCATGGCAACTCCTTGCAACCATATAACCAATTATTTAGACATAAAGGGCAAAAAAATTATTGCGTCTTCAGGTAATCCATCACCGCCACCAGCGAATCCCTGACTTGTTTCTTGTTTACCCAGAAATACACTTCCTTGCCGATCTTCTCACTTTCCAGCACCCCCGCTTCGCGCAGGACCTTCAGGTGATGGGAGACCGCCGAACGGGAGAGCGTCGAGACTTCGACCACCTGACCCACATTCAATCTTTCGCCCGGCTCGAAAGTCAGCAGGATGCGCTGGCGATGTTCATCTCCCAACGCGGTAAAAACCCGGGAAATATTCTTCCAGGCGGCGGGTATGGCCTTGGTGTAATCGCGATTCATAACTACATTCTTGGTTATGTGGTTGCGTTTGTCAAGCTTTTCCTGCAATCGCTATTGAAATGCGTCGGCTCAAATGGGAGTCAGCGCTGCCAACCTTCCCCGGCGCCCGCTATGACCG
This genomic interval from Betaproteobacteria bacterium contains the following:
- a CDS encoding amidohydrolase family protein, with translation MERRDFLGGLCLCCISGAAKSFSFGLDVDAGLINPCRTPLPDSLLNHDLTQAAFSGLNASEVWDCHAHLLGTGDSGSGCWISPKLHSVLYPKQFLQRKFFLNAACVDEVAGRVDEDYVSRLTALMNEFPNGFRSMLFAFDQAYLAGGREMKASTAFHVPNAYVAKVAERENGRFIWVASIHPYRADAVQALDEAVRDGACAIKWLPSAMGMDPASAQCDAFYAALAKYDLPLISHAGHERAVKGAHQQHFGNPLRLRRALEHGVRVIVAHCASMGDDLDAHGKRVESFSLFEQLMAEKLYEGQLFGDISALPQTNRAPYLARILAHPEWHGRLLNGSDYPLPGVMPLFSVDELVNRGWLGKDVGAHAKRIREYNPLMFDFIIKRHLRVGGNRFDNLVFETARVFRRSGAGISI
- a CDS encoding helix-turn-helix transcriptional regulator, which encodes MNRDYTKAIPAAWKNISRVFTALGDEHRQRILLTFEPGERLNVGQVVEVSTLSRSAVSHHLKVLREAGVLESEKIGKEVYFWVNKKQVRDSLVAVMDYLKTQ